In Flavobacterium luteolum, the DNA window GCCTTGTCCTTTTTTGATATGAGTTAAAGTATCGCCTTGAAGGTTAATTTCTAAAATCTCACTTCCATAACTTGTTGGTTCATCATTTGTACCCAAAATAGAAAGAATCGTTTGGTCTTTTGTAAAATGAGTTACTTTAAATCCAGTTCCTTCGAGCGTATGGTACCATCTTAGATTTCCTTTGTAATCAACAATATAAGCAGTTCCCGGAGTTTCTCTTTTCGCTAAAAGTAAAAATCCTTTTTTGAAATTTTCAGGAAGCAATTCTGGTTTCGGACAATTGGCTTTGAATTGTTTCTGTAGCCATTCTGGAAGTTTTCTCGATTTGAAAGTATAAACTTTGCTGGTTTGTTTATTGCCTCCTTGAACCGTAATTAATTGAAAACTATAATTGGTTTCTGGAATAATGTTGCAAAGTACCAACGAATGTTTAAGACCAGATTTTGAAATAGGAGAGGTTATTTTATGTTCTATTCCTTTTTTGTCAGACCAATATTCTGCATATACCTGAGCTTGGTCATTCGTAGTAACATCGATCTGAATTTTCAGTTCGTTGTTGCCATGAGTGCCAATATTGATATTGGAGATAATTTGGTTGTTAGAACAACTTGCCAATGCAAGCAGGACTAAAATAAAACTTCCGTATTGTATTAATTTTTTAATCATCTGAAAAGCTTCTTTTGTGAAACAGAAAAGTACTTTTATTGTTGTAAAAAATCAAGAATAGACAGACATTTAACTGTCTATTCTTGATTGGGTATTTTTTATTGTCTGTCGGAGTTGCTTAAGTTTGGATTAAGATCAACCTGACTTTGTGGATAAGTATAATATTTGTTTTGTGGCATTTTGATTAAAGCTGCTTCTCCAACTCTAAGGTGATATGCATTCACCAAAACATCATATTTGTTCATTCTGATTAAATCTGAACGGCGTTTTCCTTCGTAGAAAAGTTCCCAACCTCTTTCCTGTAAAATGGCATCTCTTAAACTAGTTTGCGTGTGATCTGATAAAACTAGAAGTTTTGCATGTGATCTTCCTTTTACTTGATTGATAAGGTCAATCGCTTCTTGAGTTGGCCCGCTAATTTCGTTTAAGGCTTCAGCTCTGCTCAATAAAACATCAGCATAACGAAGGATGTTTACACTATGGCCATCATAATAAGTAGTCGTTTCGTCGTCAGCATATTTTTTTGTAGAAACATCTTGCATGTAGAATTCTCCAGCTGGCGGTTGAGCTCCCAATGAAGGTGCTTGTTTATGAAGAAGACCGTCTGTACCCATAAATTCTGGAAAGAAACATTGTTTTCTTTCATCTTCGTCACCAAAAGTGTTGTAGAAATCCCAGTTTACAGTATAATATTGCCATCTGTTTTGAACAACAGGGTGATCAACAGGACCAAAGTGATTTAGTAATTCAGTTCCGTTTGTGTTGGCATCGCTTAAAGAAGAGAAGATGTTTTCGCTGCACCATTTGTTACTTTCTTTAAACAAACCTAAGTAAGAAGGATATAAATGATATTCGTTTAAATCCATTACTTTTTGTGTATAGGTAACCACTTTTTGCCAATCATGGCTTCTCAAGTATAATTTTGCCAATAATGTAAGAGCAGCACCTTTTGTAGCGCGTCCCACATCGTTTGTACCATAAATATCATTGTTTTTATAATTAACTGGAAGCACATCAGCAGCTTCGGTTAATTCTTTAATCATAAAAGCATCGATTTCTTCTACAGAAGATGGTGGAGTTTGATCTAAATAACCTGGATTTCCTAGATTGGCTTCTGTAATTAAAATTACTGGTCCCCAAGAATCTGTTAAATCCATGTAAGCAGAACATCTTAAGAATTTAGCTTCTGCAATAAATTGTGCTTTTTCTGCAGCTGTAATTCCACCCATTGGTGTAATGTTGAAAATCGCATTATTAGCATTGGCAATCAATTTATACATCGCGTTCCAATCTTCTTTTAGAAGACCGTTTGCTGAGTTCCAAGTTCCTAATGATAATTGTCCTGGATCTCCTCCAAATTGGCAATGTCCTAAATCTGTTGCGATATCAGTAAGGGCAAAGTGTCTTGTAGCCCAATAAGAAAAGTTATCGCCTACAGAAGGTCCTTTTAATCTTCCATAAATGGAATTGATAGCCGCAATAGCATCCGATTTTGTCTGATACCCATTGGTATTAGTCAAGCTGCTATATACCGTGGGATCAAGATCTTGATTGCAAGAAACTTGTGTTCCAGCGGCAAGTAAAAGTAATAAGATTGTATATTTTTTCATTTGAATCAATTTAATGTTACTATAAAGCATTTTAGACTAGTGAATTGCTACTTTAATTCCAAGTATAAAAGTTCTTGAAGCTGGGAATGAGTTAAAGTCGATTCCTCCACCTAAATTTTGTTTTGTTGCATTGTCGGGAGTAAAATGTCCATTAACCTCAGGGTCATTTCCAGAATAGTTTGTAATTGTCAAAAGATTTTGTCCAATCGCATACAATCTAATGCTATCAATAAATTTTACTGTTTTTAATGCGCTTTCAGGAATTGTATATCCGATAGAAACATTTTTCAGACGCAAATAAGACGCTTCTTCAACAAATTTAGAGTTCACATAACTTCCGTAAGTGCTTTTGTAATAACCATCTCTAGGAATATCTGTGTTTTCGTTTTTTCCAGCAACCCAACGGTTTAGAGCATCAGTGCTTGTAGAAGACTCACCAACCATTTTAGTCATATTGTAAACTGAATAATCAAAAGCGCCTTGGAAAAAGATATTCATATCAAAATTTCTATATCTGAAATCGTTATTAAAACCAGCCACATAATGCGGGATAGAATTTCCTAAATATGTTCTATCTTTTGCTGTAATTTTACCATCGCCATCAACGTCTACATACTTAGGATCTCCAGCAACAGATAATGGTTGAGGAGCGTAAGTTTCTCCAGTTTTGATAACTCCGGCGTATTTGTAACCAAACAAAACTCCCATTTCTTTTCCTGGTTCCAATCTAGTAAATTCTTGACCAGAAACCGTTCCGCTTGGATTTGAAGTATTTGTACTGATGATTTTTACATTGTCAGCTAGAGATACCACTTCTTGTTTGTTATATGCAACATTTAAAGAAGTCGTCCAAGTAAATTTATCATTTCTATAGTTTGTTGTGCTTATTCCTAATTCGACACCGTGGTTATCAATTACTCCAGAATTAATTCTTTGAGTATCAAATCCCCACCATCCTCCAACAGGAACATTTAAAAGGGCATCACTAGTTCTTTTTTTGTAATAATCGAATGTAATAGAAAGTTTGTCATTAAATAAACCTAAATCTAAACCAATATCAGTTTGAGCAGTTTGTTCCCATTTTAGATTTGGGTTTGCTAAGTTGGCAGGCTCAGTTCCTGATACGAATTGATCTGGAGAAATAGTTACACCCCAAGAAGACAATCGGCTCATATAAGCATAATCCCCAATACCGTCACTACCTGTGATACCATAACTTGCTCTCAATTTAAGTTCAGAAACTGCTTTTACGTTTTGCATAAAAGATTCGTTAGATATTTTCCAGGCAACGGCTCCAGAAGGGAAAATACCAAATTTGTTATTTGGACCAAAACGAGAAGAACCGTCTTTTCTAATAGTAAAGGTTGCTAGGTATTTATCATTGAAAGCATAATTTAACCTTCCAAAATAAGATGTCAATTTCGTTTCTGTTTTTTCTGTTTCAGGTTTTAAATATACTGAAGCTCCTTGCAGGTTGTAATAAGTCAATAAGTCACTAGAAAAACCAGTACCTGCAGCTCTCATTCTTTCGTACGTATCTTTTTGGTTAGAAGTACCGATCATTGCAGTAATTGCATGTACTTCTTTGATGTCAAATTTATACGTTAAATATTGTTCTGTACTCCATCTGAAATATGTTTTGTTTTCTTCTGAACCAGAACCTTTTAATGCAGCTCCTGCTACTAAAGTACTTGGAGTATATTTTCCTTGAATGTTTTCCTGCCATTCTGCACCAGCACCAAAATGATATGTTAATCCTTTAATAATTTGATAATCTAAAAACATGTTTCCGTTTACCAATCTGTTGATTGTATGATCTGTCGGTTCAAGTAAAAGTGCTAATGCATTGTCTTTTCCTTGAAATTTATAATAAGAACCATCTGCATTGTAAATTGGAATAGCTGGCGGAGCAGTTTGGATAGAGAACATTGGAGACAAAATATTATCGCCAAAATCACTATTATTTCCTTCAGCAAAAGCGCCATAAGCATTCATACCCATGGTCAGCTTATCGTTGAATTTCTTTTCTGCACCCATTCTCACAGTATATCTTTCAAAATCAGTATTAACTATAGCTCCAGTTTGTTTTAAATAGTTTCCTGAAAGAAAGAATTTTGAAGTTTGGTCGCTTCCGCTAAAAGTAAGCGTTCTGTTAAGCACTTCGCCAGGACGAGTTGCAGCGTCAAACCAGTTAGTGTTGGCAACAGGGAAGCTTGAAGGGAAAAGTGGAGGTCTTCCGTTTTCAGCATTAAGAGCATTTTGATAATCTGCATATTGCTGTCCAGTCATTAAAGATGGTTCTTTTATGATATTTTGAAAACCATCAGAAATCTCAGCTTCCACATTCATTTTTCCAGCTTTTCCTTTTTTAGTTGTAATCAAAATTACCCCATTTCCTCCGCGAGCACCGTAAATTGCAGTAGAAGCGGCATCTTTTAGAATCTGAATATTTTCAATGTCGTTTGGACTAATTGAAGCTCCAGTACTAGTAATGAATCCGTCAACAACATATAACGGAGCATTAGAAGTATTGATTGAGTTTCCACCTCTAATTACAACCTGCGGATTTGTTCCCGGTGCATAACTATTTTGCTGAACCTGTACTCCCGAAGCACGTCCTTGAAGAGCTTGTCCAACATTTGCAACCGTTCCGCCTAAGTTTAAATTGTCTTTGCTAAGTGAACTCACAGAACCAGTAAGGTCTTTTTTTTTAGATTTTCCGTATCCAATAACAACTTCTTCTAGTTTTTGTCCAGCTTCTTTCATGACAATTTTTAAAGGAGAGCTTCCAATGCTTACTTCTTGATCTTCCATACCAATGAAAGTAATCACAAGTTTTGTAGCATTATCTGGAACTGTAATGGCAAAAGTCCCGTCAACATCTGTCTGAACACCTTTTGTAGTTCCTTTAACTACAACATTGGCGCCAGGAAGAGGCATGCCGTTTTGATCTGTTACAGTACCTTTTACAGTTTTTTCAAAAAATAGTGCCGTATTGTTTTTATCAGAAATATTTATAGAAGAAGCTGCAGAGGCTTGAAATGTAAAAACTAATAACGAGAGAACCGTTATTCCGATTTCTTTACGGGATAAATTGTTAATCCGAAAATCTCTTGGCTTTTTTTGGGTTAATAATTTCATACTTTGAATTGGTTTTGGTTAATGTTTAATTGTTTTTTCTTTGTTTGTAGGTTTTAGATTTCTTTTTTGATCTGGAAATTCATTTTGCCTTTTTAATTGTGTTGTGATTGAGTTGTTTTTTAGATCAATCAGAGCTTTTGTTTTTTGCTTTAAATACTGCTTGTTTAGCTCAATTTTTTACTTCCTGAAGCGTGAAAATCACCGAATATTTTTCATAATTAACTTAGTTTTAAGATTAATCTCTGACGAAACTAGAGATTATATTTTTATAAAACAAGAAAAAATACAAAAAATGTGCTCGAACACACAAATTTTATGTTCTCGAGCACATAAAATTGTGTGAATCATTTTTTTTGACTTAAATTGCTGTGATATTTTTAAAATAATTTAGAAAAAACAGTGTGTGTAATATTGATGGTTTTTTGAATTATAAATAAGGATTTATTAAAAACTTATGAATTTCGCAATCACTAAACGAAAAACGTAAAAATTAAGCAGTCTTTTCTTATGCTGAAAAGAGCGGAATTTTTGGTTTTAATTATGAATTCGGTTTGTTTTTTAATTCGATTTTTGAACTATATTGGTCACGAAGAAAAAGGACGAAAACGCGAAATGAATTAATGGTCATTTTGACCTTTTTTGAAAATGAAAAATTAACAGATTTTAAGAAGAAGAATTTTGAAAGAATACCACATACAAATAATAGATAAAAATCAAGAAAATGCAACCCGTATTTTAGATTCTTTTTTTTGGGAAAAAGCAAATTGTTTGACCGATTTTACTTCTCCATGGAATAATGATCCAGTTTTAAGAATTGAATTTCGTGCACTCTGGGATAAGGATAATTTCTATTTTAATTTTAGGGTTTTTGACACGGATATCTATATAGATAAGAAAGATAATAGTGTAGACAGTATTTGTGAGTCAGATAGAGTGGAGCTGTTTTTTAGGAGTAATGATAAGCTTAATCCTTATTATTGTTTAGAAATAGATCCTTCAACTAGATTGTTGGATTTCGAAGCGCGTCCAGATAAAATTTTTGACTATGACTGGAAGTGGGCTGAAAACCATATAAAGTTGGCATCTTCAAAAGACGAAGTTTCTTTCACGGTTGCGGGATCAATTAGTATTGCATCTTTAAAAGAATTGGATTTAATTCATGATAATATTATCGAAACTGGGGTTTACAGGGCTAAATTTGTCAAGCAAAAAGGCGGAAATTACGAACCAACCTGGATAACGTGGGTAGATCCTAATACTGCAGAACCGAATTTTCATATCGCTTCTTCTTTCGGGAAATTTGTTTTGATGGAATAGTTTTGCCTGCCACAAAGGCGCGAAGACGCAAAGGTTTTTTTTAAAGGGAATAATCTAATTTGGATTGCCTCCAGCTTTAACTTTTGTTGTTTTTTTGCGTCTATTTTTAAACACAGTCCGTGGTTGAAACGATGAACTAAACTGGAATACAAGTAAAGTATTGAAAGTATAAAAAAACTTTGCGCCTCCGCTCCCGATAGCTATCGGGATTGCGAGATTCAAATAAAAAAAACTTTGCGTTCTAGTGGCTTCGTGGCAAAATCCTAGCTAATGTAAAAAGAAGCGTTTTCGACATTTATAATATCAATAGGAAGCAAAATAGTTTCCGGAATATCTTTTCGGAATAAAAAGTGTTCGACTAAAGTGCTGACTCCCAAATAAGCTTGTCTCTTCTGATTCTGATGAATTAAAAAATGAATCAATCCCTGATTAAGAAAGCTGACGTTTTTATCAACTAAGTCGTAACCGATCAAAGCGATTTTTTCGTCTGTTATATTTGAAAGCGTAGAAGCGATTTGGTAAGCTTTTGAAGTGGTGATGAAAATACCGCTTAAATCTGGATTTTCATTTATAAAGGCAGGAAGCTTAGTTTCGATGTTAGAATATTTGAGTTTTAAAGTGGTTAAAGAAAAATCTGAAAGGTCTTTTTCTTCAAAATAACTTCTAAAACCTCGTTCTTTTTCCTGCATGTGAATCGCGTTTTTAAGGCTTTCATCAATATGGATAATGGCGATTTGGCCTTTCGACAGAATTAAATTCATTAAACTTGCAGCAACTCGGCCACTTTTGTATAGATCTTGCCCAACAAAGCTTTTTATTGACGAAGATTCAACTTGATTGTTGAAAGTGTTTACCATAATTCCCAGTTCCTCATATTGTTTTATGATTTCTATGGTTTCTTTATGGAAAAGCGGTGCTAATAAAACAGCATCTGGCGATTTGGCTACAATAGCTTCATGAGTCTTTAAAAAAGATTTTGTGCTTTCAGGATTGAAATAATGCGTTTCAATAACCACATTATAAGCCTTGAATTCTGTTATAGCGTCTTGGATTCCGTTAACACATGGAAGCCAGTATGGGTCAAATACAGGATCTGGAAGTAAAACGCAAATGCGGTACACTTTTGTGCTTTTTAAATTTCTAGCAATTAAGTTGGGTTCGTAATCAATTACATTCAAAACTTCATTGATTTTTTCGAGTGCAGCAGGAGAGACTTTTCCTCTATTATGCAGCACGCGATCCACAGTTCCTTTAGAAACTCCAGCCATTTGTGCTATATCCTTAATTGTGTACTTTTTATCCATATAGACAAATATAAAAACTTTGATTTAATAAATGCATTTTTTCTGTAAGAATTATAAAATGTGCTCGAGAACATAAAAATAGTGTGTTCGAGCACATTTTTGTATTTTTTCTTGTTTTATAAAAATATAATCTATAGTTTCGTGAAATCAAAACCGAAAAACTAAAATAAAAAGATAACCTAATAATATTGTAATTTATTGAATTGCAATATTTTAACACAATGTGTTTACGTGAAAAAAATTACCTCATTAGCTCCCGGCCGAACCTGTCTTTTTGGAGATCATCAAGATTATTTAGGATTGCCTGTTATAGCCTGTGCGATAGATAGAAGTATTAAATTAATAGCAAAAGAAAATCAGACCGACACATTTGTTCTGAATATGGTTGATATTAATGAAATTCGAGTTATCAATATACACGAGGCTTTCGAAAAATTAGAACCAAGAGATTATTTTGCATCCTCGTTGCGTGTCTTGCGCAGATATGGCTGTAAACCAACATCTGGTTATACGATTACCATTACTGGAGATATTCCAATTAATTCAGGAACTTCGAGTTCGTCAGCCTTATTAATGGCTTGGATTCGTTTCCTGATAGAAGCTTTCGGAATAGATCATGAAGTTACGCCTGAATTTCTTTCTAAATTAGGTTATGAATCTGAAGTGTTAGAGCACGGAGAGCCAGGCGGAATGATGGATCATTTTAGTATTGGCGTTGGAAATATTGTCTACATTAATACCAAAAAACCGTTTTCTTTTAATGTAATAGGAACGGAGTTAAAAGGTTTGATTACAGGAGTTTCAGGTGTTCCAAAGGAAACTATCGGACTTCTTGGTGAGCTGAAAGGAAATGCTTTAATGGCAATTGATATTGTGAAACAGAATTATCCGCAGTTTGATTTAAATGCTGCTGAAATAGAAGATTTGGATAAATACAGAAATTGTCTGCCAGATCGCATGATTCCGTTTTTTGAAGCGGCAATCAAAAATTATCATTATACCAAAGAAGCATTAAAGGAATTTGAGAAACCGGTTTTAGATCTAAAAAAAATAGGTGCATTAATGAATGCCCATCATGAAGTTTTGCGTGATTTACTGAAAATAACTGTTCCGAGAATAGATGCAATGGTTAACGCTGCATTAAAAGCAGGAGCATACGGAGCAAAAATTGTGGGCTCTGGC includes these proteins:
- a CDS encoding galactokinase family protein gives rise to the protein MKKITSLAPGRTCLFGDHQDYLGLPVIACAIDRSIKLIAKENQTDTFVLNMVDINEIRVINIHEAFEKLEPRDYFASSLRVLRRYGCKPTSGYTITITGDIPINSGTSSSSALLMAWIRFLIEAFGIDHEVTPEFLSKLGYESEVLEHGEPGGMMDHFSIGVGNIVYINTKKPFSFNVIGTELKGLITGVSGVPKETIGLLGELKGNALMAIDIVKQNYPQFDLNAAEIEDLDKYRNCLPDRMIPFFEAAIKNYHYTKEALKEFEKPVLDLKKIGALMNAHHEVLRDLLKITVPRIDAMVNAALKAGAYGAKIVGSGGGGSIVVIADPKYEDVVIKAILHAGAQEAYAVNVDPGVRIINNIEN
- a CDS encoding SusC/RagA family TonB-linked outer membrane protein; the encoded protein is MKLLTQKKPRDFRINNLSRKEIGITVLSLLVFTFQASAASSINISDKNNTALFFEKTVKGTVTDQNGMPLPGANVVVKGTTKGVQTDVDGTFAITVPDNATKLVITFIGMEDQEVSIGSSPLKIVMKEAGQKLEEVVIGYGKSKKKDLTGSVSSLSKDNLNLGGTVANVGQALQGRASGVQVQQNSYAPGTNPQVVIRGGNSINTSNAPLYVVDGFITSTGASISPNDIENIQILKDAASTAIYGARGGNGVILITTKKGKAGKMNVEAEISDGFQNIIKEPSLMTGQQYADYQNALNAENGRPPLFPSSFPVANTNWFDAATRPGEVLNRTLTFSGSDQTSKFFLSGNYLKQTGAIVNTDFERYTVRMGAEKKFNDKLTMGMNAYGAFAEGNNSDFGDNILSPMFSIQTAPPAIPIYNADGSYYKFQGKDNALALLLEPTDHTINRLVNGNMFLDYQIIKGLTYHFGAGAEWQENIQGKYTPSTLVAGAALKGSGSEENKTYFRWSTEQYLTYKFDIKEVHAITAMIGTSNQKDTYERMRAAGTGFSSDLLTYYNLQGASVYLKPETEKTETKLTSYFGRLNYAFNDKYLATFTIRKDGSSRFGPNNKFGIFPSGAVAWKISNESFMQNVKAVSELKLRASYGITGSDGIGDYAYMSRLSSWGVTISPDQFVSGTEPANLANPNLKWEQTAQTDIGLDLGLFNDKLSITFDYYKKRTSDALLNVPVGGWWGFDTQRINSGVIDNHGVELGISTTNYRNDKFTWTTSLNVAYNKQEVVSLADNVKIISTNTSNPSGTVSGQEFTRLEPGKEMGVLFGYKYAGVIKTGETYAPQPLSVAGDPKYVDVDGDGKITAKDRTYLGNSIPHYVAGFNNDFRYRNFDMNIFFQGAFDYSVYNMTKMVGESSTSTDALNRWVAGKNENTDIPRDGYYKSTYGSYVNSKFVEEASYLRLKNVSIGYTIPESALKTVKFIDSIRLYAIGQNLLTITNYSGNDPEVNGHFTPDNATKQNLGGGIDFNSFPASRTFILGIKVAIH
- a CDS encoding RagB/SusD family nutrient uptake outer membrane protein, with the protein product MKKYTILLLLLAAGTQVSCNQDLDPTVYSSLTNTNGYQTKSDAIAAINSIYGRLKGPSVGDNFSYWATRHFALTDIATDLGHCQFGGDPGQLSLGTWNSANGLLKEDWNAMYKLIANANNAIFNITPMGGITAAEKAQFIAEAKFLRCSAYMDLTDSWGPVILITEANLGNPGYLDQTPPSSVEEIDAFMIKELTEAADVLPVNYKNNDIYGTNDVGRATKGAALTLLAKLYLRSHDWQKVVTYTQKVMDLNEYHLYPSYLGLFKESNKWCSENIFSSLSDANTNGTELLNHFGPVDHPVVQNRWQYYTVNWDFYNTFGDEDERKQCFFPEFMGTDGLLHKQAPSLGAQPPAGEFYMQDVSTKKYADDETTTYYDGHSVNILRYADVLLSRAEALNEISGPTQEAIDLINQVKGRSHAKLLVLSDHTQTSLRDAILQERGWELFYEGKRRSDLIRMNKYDVLVNAYHLRVGEAALIKMPQNKYYTYPQSQVDLNPNLSNSDRQ
- a CDS encoding carbohydrate-binding family 9-like protein, encoding MKEYHIQIIDKNQENATRILDSFFWEKANCLTDFTSPWNNDPVLRIEFRALWDKDNFYFNFRVFDTDIYIDKKDNSVDSICESDRVELFFRSNDKLNPYYCLEIDPSTRLLDFEARPDKIFDYDWKWAENHIKLASSKDEVSFTVAGSISIASLKELDLIHDNIIETGVYRAKFVKQKGGNYEPTWITWVDPNTAEPNFHIASSFGKFVLME
- a CDS encoding LacI family DNA-binding transcriptional regulator; its protein translation is MDKKYTIKDIAQMAGVSKGTVDRVLHNRGKVSPAALEKINEVLNVIDYEPNLIARNLKSTKVYRICVLLPDPVFDPYWLPCVNGIQDAITEFKAYNVVIETHYFNPESTKSFLKTHEAIVAKSPDAVLLAPLFHKETIEIIKQYEELGIMVNTFNNQVESSSIKSFVGQDLYKSGRVAASLMNLILSKGQIAIIHIDESLKNAIHMQEKERGFRSYFEEKDLSDFSLTTLKLKYSNIETKLPAFINENPDLSGIFITTSKAYQIASTLSNITDEKIALIGYDLVDKNVSFLNQGLIHFLIHQNQKRQAYLGVSTLVEHFLFRKDIPETILLPIDIINVENASFYIS